From Rhododendron vialii isolate Sample 1 chromosome 7a, ASM3025357v1:
ATTGCAGCATCCCACCATGTATGGGTGAAAACTTGGTTTGATTCCCAGATAACTTTGCTGAATTTTTGTTCCACAACCGGTATTAGGATCACCTACATACATAAGACTAAGAAGCCAAGGATGCGAATACAGGATATGAACATGACACGATACGGCACATACACCTCATTTCTTCGAAAACTAGGATACGGTAGGTACACCTcgattataatatatatatatatttgtattatAGGGGTATGTTATGATTCCGTATAACAGCCGAGAACATTATTTCAGTTAAATCAAGAACAATACTATGAACATACAAATCAACGTTCTGCCTATAAGTATACATGAACTATACATCTGTGGAAATTCACTCTAGACCGAGTTTTAAAGATTACATTGTAACTTTTTAATACATCCTTACTAGCATGTTCCAAGAGTGTCGCCAATGTATCCTAGAGTATCCACATATACTTGAGTAAAAGAATATAATAAAGAAATTGGACAAGTCTTTGGGCATGTCCGACAAGTATTCAGATAGTGTCTTGTTGTGTCTGTGATCAACACGTGTTGGACACAAATACGTGAGACGGGTAGACATGACCAACAAGTATCTTCTTCCATATTGCTAATTTCTTCTTCACTCTAGCCATTTCAATCACATATTGTTCCTGAGTTCCAACTCCCCATATCACACTTTCAAAGAAGTTCATTTGCAGTACAGAGATAAATTGAAAGCATATAAGGATCCTCTTGATGATCATCACTTCCTCGGATCCTCCCGCTCATTGTCGAATAAAAACCATTTTATCATCTGCAAATTGCAAATGAGACACAACATTTCCATTACGCCCTACTTTACTACCTTATCATTCGTCGGTTCATTGCTCTCTCCAAGTGGTTATTCAGAGTTTCCACCATCTCGTTGAATAGGAAGGAGAATACAGGATCCCTTGCCTAAGCCCTTTCTATGACTGAAACTCCATAGATGCTGAGCCCTTAACTAAAACAGAGATAAATTCTAATAACAAGCATTAAGGGATAAAAGAGCACCATTTACTGCCATATACCAATTTACTTCACATATATTGCAAAAATTTGCAACTTACACGGCGATACACTAATTTTAGAGTTCAAAGactcaacaacaacaatagaaccCATGTAGTCTCCTATCATTGGAGGTATGGACGGGGAAAGATTGGAGACATACATAACCTTTGGCAAtttgcacaaagtggctgctctcagaaaataccactaaaacaaTGGCCCCCCATACTTGTTTTGCTGTTGAACCATGCTcacaaatcaaaaccaaatgacATTAGAGAGGGCAAGCCTaaagacccaattcaatttctaTGCACATTACCAGGCTTctttcattgatagtccagagcatcggtatacACAATAGTTCAAAGACTGAATTGTGGATttccaatcaaatcaaaattcttATTGCAATCAATCAAACATGTTGTAGGTGAAGTAAAAAGTCATACAAATAACTATGACAATTATGAATTTACCCAAATACTGTGCTACTGAGTGACTATCTAGCCTAGAAATCAATGCTGGAGAGTGCCAAATTAAAGATGGACCATGTGAGACCACAACTAGTAAAACCACAAATGCAAAACACAAACTAAACCAAGGTTTTCAAAAGCCCTATCCGTGAAAAGTCTTAGACAACAATATATACacgtaaattattttcttgccaAACTAAGTTGCACTTCAACATTTTGCAGGCTATTCCAAGGGAGGCAAGAGATTTTGGACTTGGCGAAACAAAATATTATGTGGTGCTGGTTTGCAGTGGCATAGCTTGGCAAGGTTTCTTCCTAGGGGCAATAGGAGTCATTTTTGCTGGTTCATCTCTTCTCTGTGGTATCATCATCGCTGTTATACTTCCGATGACTGAAATCCTAGCCGTTATTTTCTACAAGGAAAAGTTTACCCCAGAGAAAGAAGTTTGTCTTGTTCTCTCGCTTTTGGGATTCATCTCATATTTCTACGGCGAGCTAAAGGATGACAAGGCGAAGAGTGAAGCTCAAACTCCAGAAGCGGAGACGCCACGAGCTAGTAGTGATATAATTACAGGAATGATTGCGGATGCCTCGACTGAATGTTGTGCTTGAAATAGGTGTACTGAAAATTAGTCTGGCATATTCATACACAGCTACTAACATCTACAAGAGCCTTCAATTCAATGACTACAATTTCGTATCACGGTAATAGAGCACGCGCGATCAATTTTCTTGGAAATAAAGTCATAAGTAGTGTATTTTTTGGAACTGCAGTCTCATTTTGAAGCTGTATGATCCTGCAGCTAGTGTATTGGTTTTGAGGCAAGGGTGGATGGGTGGTGCTTCCGGTTACCGCCATTGGCACTGGTACTGCTGTTGCTACAttttgaagttgatttttaaaGCTTAGAGTCTAGGTGCTTTGATGATTTTAATGAACAAGATGTAACCTTATGGTATGGCCTTATATATCTGAATTAGTTGGCTCCTTGTCAGCCtagccttttcttttttgggttcttGGTGGCACATGATTGTCTGTGTTAAAGGTGTCAACCTCCTTGGGATGTTTGGTAATGATGCCGTCGTGCCCATTATCCTTGTGGTATTTGTACCCATCTTTCGAAGATTAAGaaagtcattttcttttgtgttgAGTGAAAAAACAGATGTGATCAGTATTTTTCTACATTTCAAATCTTCGATACATCGTGGAATTTGTTTTGAGCCGTGGATGTACTTAGATATACAAAAGAAACCGGAGGCATCTTGATGGTACCAGGCGAGGTTTATCTTGATGGTACGAGCATCCATACTAAAAATTCCGCTTTGATCTATCCATCCATTCCAGGTTGATTGGATATCCCCATTGAGCTATATTTGAATCTCGAAATTCTTGCTATCCTACTATTCCCTCCCTCCACAGCTCAATAGGAAAAATGGAAGGAAAggcaaacaagaaaatgaagaggGTTCTCCTTCTAGTAAACGTCACACTCCTCGCGGTCGGACTCTGCGGCGGCTCCATGGTCGTGCGCATCTACTTCATCCACGGTGGCAACCGAGTATGGCTATCGAGCTGGTTGGAAACCCGCGGCTAgcccatcaacttcattctcaTTGTCTTCCAATGATCAACTCCAAGATTGCTCATAAGTCTGCTTAGCTTAGTTATTACTGAGTATGCTATGTCGGGTCTTGTCGCAGATTACCAAATTCCTCGTATACccgaaaacaaattaaaaatgtaAGCTAGAATCTACGTCCTTCTCTCTGGCATCATCGATCACGGGTCATGGATCGCACGTGTTGACTAGATTTGGTCTGAACCCTTAATATAGGCTAATTTGCTACACTTCTACATTAACTTAAGAGGTACCCGTTTGAACACTCTATGTACTTGTAAATATCATATCAAATAtcttaaacaaaataaatcaacAGCCTGTTCAATATGCTGACTTCTGCTTtcctctctctactctctctccttctcaaTCCGAGAGAGAACAAAGCGTAAACGGACCCAGATATCGCAAATTAGTATTGATAAGAAATAATGGGAGAACTGGATCAAACCGCCAACCAAAAAATGAAGATGGGCCTTCTCCTTCTAGTAAACGTCACACTCCTCGCCATTGGAAGGTGCGGCGGCCCCATGGTCATGCGCCTCTACTTCCTCCATGGCGGCCACCGAGTATGGCTATCGAGCTGGCTGGAAACCGGCGGATGGCCCATCAATTTCATTCTCCTTCTCGTAACCTACCTCAACCGCCGTCGCAAAGAGGGTCCTGCCGCCAAGCTAGTATTCATGGGAGGTCGGTTGTTCATCGGCTCTTCCGTTACCGGCGTCCTGTCCGGAGTCGACAACTACCTCTACGCCTATGGGGTGGCCCGCCTCCCAATATCGACCTCCTCTCTAGTAGCCGCGTCCCATCTGACTTTCCTTGCGCTTTTCGCATTTGTTCTGGTGAAGCAGAAGTTCACTCCGTATTCGATCAATGCGGTGGTGTTGCTCACCGTAGCAGCCGGAGTTTTGGCGCTTCACACGAGTACCGATCGGCCGGAGGATGAGTCCAGGAAGGAGTATTACTCGGGGTTCTTCATGACGGTAGCGGCCGCGGTTTTGTTCGGGTTTATGTTGCCGTTTATGGAGCTGACCTATAAGAAGGCAAGACAGGACGTTACGTATACTCTGGTGCTGGAGTTTCAGTTGGTTATGTCTTTCGTTTCTACTCTAGTTTGCACTATTGGCATGATAGTCAACAATGACTTCAAGgtatccttctctctctcttaagtTTTGAATAACGGCGATGGACCACGTAGCAATGTTACAGTAGCGGGAGTATCGAATAATATGTAAAAATGGTTTTCATGGTTgtgatattttaaaaattatgtatgaGGCCAGAGCGCTTAAATTGGCCGTAGTGGTAAAGTATCGATCAGGCCACCAAAGAAAAAGTGATGGGAAATGTACCCTTGAGATCGAACCCAATGTATTCTCAATGGGGACAATCTAGACCTCTATTTTCAATCAATAACACCCAGCTCCATTCACCTAGAATTCCCCTAACCAAAACTTTAGTTGGGGATTGTAAAGCTCTGCTGTGGAATGCAATTGCCGTGTGCGGCATACGTTTTGAGACAGGAAAATCAAGTTGCTAACAAATTGGCAAATTTGGGAGCAGACAAGGAAGACCATGGCGTCGCTGGTGATGCCTCTGGATTCGGGAGTACGATTCTCTGTGTCAAGAGGTTtttcagccgttggattgtgtaaTTATTTTCTCATGTTTTAAATTCAACGATCGAAAAATTCTTTGGCACAGAAGCACAGGAATTTTCAGCACAGAAAACCCTGTCTCGTGTTTTAGTTTCTGTTCTCCTGTAtccaaataaacaaaaaggaaagaaacaaaaataaataaataaacaaataaacaaggGTGACATGACAATTATTGACAAAGGGTCGTAAATTTTGATTTGCCCAATTATGGTTGACTTGCCTACCAATCTTTGCTGACCTCTCCAAAGATTCGGAATCAATTCACACGAGTATTCCGGCCAATTAAACGAGAGTATTCCGGCCAATTAAACGAGTCCTTCGATATCAGGTATACCATTTGCACGCGTATTGTGTAGGACCCACTTGGGCCCCACACAAAAGATTGgaaccgttcaatttgtttaaaataaactCACACTTCTACTGATATCCAATTGGGCTGATTTTcttaaaaatacattttaaacaaattaaacgacTCCGATCATTTGCGTGAGACCCCGAGATGGATCCCACGTAATGCGATGCGTATTTGGTGTACATCAAATGATGTACCCATAGTTCTTAttgcaatcaaacacgccctgCAGAAGTCACATTTGGAAAGCACGATTTTTCCTTGCCAATATATATTGACCTGAGAAGGAAAACCTAAAAAGTTCTTGAAACAAACATGCAGGCCCTGCAGATTTCTTCAAAGTTCTTGAAACCTACTCAGACAATGAAGAACACAAACTAAACCAAGGTTTTAAAAACTGTGTACATAAAAAGTCTAAGCAACATTATATGTATACCTGACTAGCTAGGCATTTATAAAAGAAAACCAACTTTCACCTTACTATTTTGCAGGCAATTCCAAGGGAGGCCAGAGATTTTGGACTCGGCGAAACAATGTATTATGTGGTGCTGGTTTCCAGTGCCATAGTTTGGCAGTGCTGCTTCCTAGGCTCGATAGGGGTCACCTTCGTCGGTTCATCTCTACTCTCTGCTATCATCATCACAGTTGTACTCCAAGTGACAGAAATTCTAGGTGTTATTTTGTACAAGGAAAAATTTACAGCAGAGAAAGGGGTTTCTCTTTTTCTCGCATTATGGGGATTTGTTTCCTACTTCTATGGTGAGCGAAAACACAGCAAGGAGAAGAGTGAAATTCAAGCTCCAGAAAAGGATACGCCGCTGCCTATTACCGTTGCCACTCCATCATGAATGATTGTACATAGTATATGTTATTGAATGTACTCTTTCAAACGGATGCATAGGACCGGCCTAGGGACAAAGGCTATGCACATTGCAAAGGGACTAGCCTCTGTATACCCCAAAAGTTATTTCTTCTTActgttttatgtattttttttattttttttggccattCGTTAATCTTAATCTACATTATCCTATAGGAGAGACTTTGGGGAGGGGGCGAggcttacgggaatcgaacgTTGTCCATGTACATGAGAATATGTAAGGGAggccaactgcactccactccatgTGCTGTTAGTGTTTTATGTTGTATGTGGGCTAAAATGGTttgtttgtaaattgtaattgGGTCAAAAGTCTAGTTTGGGCCTTTTGGTCGTGTGTTGTCTAGATGGGTCTTATTATTGTAAAATTAGCCGAAGGTCCAATGTTGTTTGCATAAATAAATATCCATGTTAAGAACTATCaagaattattaattaagagaaaacaagaaagaTCAGCGCTTCCCCTGTTCTCTGTTTTGTGTCTATCCTCGAGAATTCCGACGGCAATTGATCTGGTCCTTCGGTTCTCTAATCTCCGCCCTATTCCGCTAAGGgataaagtatttattttttgaattaaatgagatgtattataagagaatgaCTTGTTTCGTAAAACGAaactaagtacttaaaataCTTAAAAACCTTAGCAAAACAGAACCTAAGTCTTTTTGGCTAAGCTAATCTACAGCCAATAAtgataatatatattttgtgaacagcaaaaaataaattttattaacctttgaaattgttacaaggaTTAATAGGACAAGGGTAGTGACAACAAAATGTCCAACCTGAGACCCAATCCATTGATTAGCAAGATACCAACCAAGTAAACACCTAAAAGGCATAAAGCCCGAACACATGGGACATGCCCAACAATTAATCCAGATGGGACGCAACCCAAAACACCTAAGAGGCTTAGAAGACCAGAATACAAGGAACAAGCCCACAAATTAGCCCAACACAAACCctagcaaaacaaaacacatcACCACTGCCGCCCAACAACACCTCCCACCTCCACAAACAGCCACCCAAAAACACGGTAGACCACTGTAATGGACAGAGCCACACCGCCGTCTCACGGAGCCGTTAGGCCAAAGGACTGGTCGATCTCAGGAAATCAACCGATGGAGACGAGTAACCTGGACCAAAGTGTTCAACCTGAGACCCAATCCATTGATTAGCAAGATACCAACCAAGTAAACACCTAAAAGGCATAAAGCCCGAACACATGGGACATGCCCAACAATTAATCCAGATGGGATGCAACCCAAAACACCTAAGAGGCTTAGAAGACCAGAATACAAGGAACAAGCCCACAAATTAGCCCAACACAAACCctagcaaaacaaaacacatcACCACTGCCGCCCAACAACACCTCCCACCTCCACAAACAGCCACCCAAAAACACAGTAGACCACCGTAATGGACAGAGCCACACCGCCGTCTCACGGAGCCGTTAGGCCAAAGGACTGGTCGATCTCAGGAAATCAACCGATGGAGACGAGTAACCTGGAACAAACACCCTCGACCCGTCAAGCCGAGCCTAGCCGTTAGGCAAAACCGAAAAGCTCCAACAAGCAAATCGGAGGTCGACAAAGGCAGAAAGAGGGCGGAGCCCAGGAGAGGAGGAGACGACGCTGAAACGGCTACGAGGAGAGGAATCTGTTTCAGCAAGGGAACCACCTCTGAGAACGGAAGGACGACGACATCATTGCCCGCTATGAGCATAGTAGTGTCTACTTAGGGCATCCACCATTGATGGGTTAAGTAGTAGGTTAGGAGTTAGAGGGATAAGTTAAATTTTTTGCTAGGACATTGGACTTTTCTAGCATGCATTGGATAGGTTAGTATGAGTGTTAAATCGAGCAAGTTATAAAGTGTTGGCTATTTTTGGCCAATCTACAAGATTATACTTACCACGGAAATGGTGCTTCTGTGCTACCAATTTCAGCATCTTTTTTATtaacttgttcttttttttggtcaaacgaaaATTTAACTTATTCAACTATGTATGCAAACTTCTACCAATTTCTACCAATATCAAAGCATATAATGGGTATGTGTAAACAAGTgacccttgacagagctcatgAAGGAAAAGAATTTATGCacccgaccccaagtgattgggaaatAAGATTCGATTTGGTTTATCAAAAGCGTATACATCTGCAACAAGTTTATTCAACTATGAAAACTGCAATagaatttgattaaaaaatgattaatttgGTACACTTTAGTGGTTGTCTTCTAGCCGTTGGGAACAAAAGTAAACGATAGAGTTGTGCTGTTCAAATGTAGAGACGTTGGGTAAAAAGAAATTAGTCATTGGGATGAtataaggaaaaaagagaggcaatCTGGCATTTAATTAGAGGTAGAATACTTTAAGTAATGAACCCTTTTAACTTCACATTAATTCATTACCTAACTTATATACCTCAACTAAATCAAATGATCTTTAAATTAAGTCATTTTGACACTTTAACATGTAAAAAGTTACCATGTCCATAGTGGATGCTCTTATGCATTAATTGAATTGGATCAATAGATAGGCCAGGGAGCAGCTCCCTAAAGCTTTGTTTGAAACTTGTGGAAGAGaagggaaaggaagagaaataattaagagagaaagtaaaggaaaaattagagagaaaattgtattcattttgttgttttcttttccctttctatAGGAATCCAAATAAGagaggagattttttttttttgtaattttcccttcctttcccttttcttcccCAGGTTTCGGATcctgttcaaatattttttttaacattttagtCGGGTTCGGGTTGTGTAAGGGTTCGATTTGACAGGACCTTGGCCTGGGTTAGGGTTCTCCTTCCGCTGGTTCGTTCCCGTCTCTGGACCTGCaataagtcactagggctggagtagtccagtgaccctccgacgatcaagtcagaTCTCAGGGGAGAATAtggatctagggttagggtagaatgACATACCTTTAAAAGGctagtatccctttgtatttatagacctaggtttgcttgccctccaagctagcgcgtggaagATACGCCCGGGTAatcgcctcgggtgacgtcatatgtgACGACAAGAGCGGaaacggttacggagcacatgatcAGATCTGACCACAATGATCGCGTCTACCACGTATCTTCTTTTGATTCCTTCTGGCATAACAAACTCTCCTTGCGTGAGCTCTGTGTGAACGTCTACGCAATTGTATTGCGTGTTGCTGGCAGTTTACCGAGGTTAGTACTGAAGGATCTTTGCCGAACGTTTAACCGAACCAATACACCACAGTCCATTTGCACTGACCTACGGGTCAGACCCTCACGGGACCTCGGCTAACGGTATTTGGCACCATCACCTAGCTTGGTACCGAAgccaccacaatagccccttAACTCTCTGATGCATCGACTCTTTGCTTCAGGGAGTTAATCTTTTCCGTGAACCATCATGCTTTGACTTCCAATACATAAATCGCCAAAGAGAAAAGCGACATCGGAAATTATTGGAATGCCACCCCCAGCTTTTGATGCCACGTGTTGATCATCACCGAGGTACATGGAGTCAATAGCTGTCTCGGCACGTGTAATACCAGTTGATTGGTACAGAACGTCCTTTCAGTGACACGCGTCAAAAACATAATGGCTCGGTGATTCGGCGTTCTGACCTCGGTGCAGAACTTTCGATCTTGTCCGTCAGATGGTGCCACGCGTCAGAGATCCATCGACTCGATGcgcgacgcttcgtttcccgcgcgcCCCCTTAAACCGCCCGAGTAtataaaagaaaagggagagagagaatgagaaaaCTCTCCTGATTTTGAAGTCGAACTGTCGCCGCCGTCGCCTTCTGCCTTTCGATCGAGATTTTAAGCGTTTTGGTTGAGGGCTTTCATACGAATTTGAGGTATATCGATCTCCTTGCTTTAATCTACATGTT
This genomic window contains:
- the LOC131333448 gene encoding purine permease 3-like, giving the protein MGELDQTANQKMKMGLLLLVNVTLLAIGRCGGPMVMRLYFLHGGHRVWLSSWLETGGWPINFILLLVTYLNRRRKEGPAAKLVFMGGRLFIGSSVTGVLSGVDNYLYAYGVARLPISTSSLVAASHLTFLALFAFVLVKQKFTPYSINAVVLLTVAAGVLALHTSTDRPEDESRKEYYSGFFMTVAAAVLFGFMLPFMELTYKKARQDVTYTLVLEFQLVMSFVSTLVCTIGMIVNNDFKAIPREARDFGLGETMYYVVLVSSAIVWQCCFLGSIGVTFVGSSLLSAIIITVVLQVTEILGVILYKEKFTAEKGVSLFLALWGFVSYFYGERKHSKEKSEIQAPEKDTPLPITVATPS